A window of Mixophyes fleayi isolate aMixFle1 chromosome 10, aMixFle1.hap1, whole genome shotgun sequence contains these coding sequences:
- the SALL1 gene encoding sal-like protein 1, with protein MSRRKQAKPQHFQSDPGLALPGSHGTLDLLQMRINRESQEMKTEVEEVKLLFKNERVTERGQTHRTPKNKDAHVCSRCCAEFFELSDLLQHKKNCTKNQLVLIVNENPPPPAETTSPSPPSDNPDEHMNDTVNNTDQADCSDLSEHDKPDKEESMEVEIGASNSSSGSNKVDNGVSSSNNSTLGTSAITTSLPQVRDLTTLGNFSVINSNVIIENLQSTRVAVAQFSQEAKSKGATNNKMAVPALMEQLLALQQQQIHQLHLIEQIRHQILLLASQGAEIPPSSSGPQGTMRVSATPLATLSSHLSQQLAAAAGLAQSLASQSASISGMKQLPPVQLPQSSPGNTNPSNSTSPPTINQMVAAAVNSPSTDRVPSTTGGSQVSNPPAPVTSTPAFAISSLLSPASNPLLPQPAPSNTLFPSPLPNIGTTVEDLNSLRKNKPASVTAFETKSTSDESFFKHKCRFCAKVFGSDSALQIHLRSHTGERPFKCNICGNRFSTKGNLKVHFQRHKEKYPHIQMNPYPVPEHLDNIPTSTGIPYGMSIPPEKPVTNWLDNKPVLPTLTTSVGMPLPPTIPNLTPFIKTEEPQPIFVSHPIVSPSDNVKSDLPAIEPPLKKDSLPEEAEASELPNLDDKGEDNSQQSKIFQNFNSSTCSPVGDSAPTNNAAFPNPLLPFISEQFKAKFPFGGLLDAAPASETSKLQQLVENIDKKSSDPNECVICHRVLSCQSALKMHYRTHTGERPFKCKVCGRAFTTKGNLKTHYSVHRAMPPLRVQHSCPICQKKFTNAVVLQQHIRMHMGGQIPNTPVAESYPDSMESDTGSFDEKTIDDLDNFSDENMEDCPDSSVPDTPKSADASQDSLSSSPLPPEISSIAALENQMKMINAGLIEQLQASLKAAENGSVEGDAMTNDSSSLCGDIESQSAGSPAASESTYSMNALSPNSTNDFLKFPNTEEKQPRTLPPELHNGMSPTPANGGALDLTSTNTDKMIKEEPLGMLFPFRERNKFKNTICDICGKTFACQSALDIHYRSHTKERPFICTICNRGFSTKGNLKQHMLTHQMRDLPSQLFEPNSNLNTNFTNNTNLTTNISLMANPAPSPLATIIKTEFNGFMHSLPHDKEQPLSIASSGSLSSSATSPVLLPSLARRTPKQHYCHACGKSFSSSSALQIHERTHTGEKPFACTICGRAFTTKGNLKVHMGTHMWNSTPARRGRRLSVDGPMAFLGGNPVKFPEIFQKDLVARAGNGDPSSFWSQYAAALSNGLAMKTNEISVIQNGGITPMTGSLGNGGSSPISGLTGNLEKLQNAEPNAPLAGLEKLANSENGTSFKFMRFVEDSKEIATN; from the exons ATGTCTCGGAGGAAGCAGGCGAAACCCCAGCATTTCCAATCGGACCCCGGTCTGGCCTTGCCTGGAAGTCATG GTACACTGGATTTGTTACAGATGAGGATCAACAGAGAATCTCAAGAAATGAAAACTGAAGTAGAAGAAGTGAAACTTCtctttaaaaatgaaa GAGTCACGGAGAGGGGTCAAACACATCGCACACCGAAGAACAAGGATGCTCATGTCTGTAGCAGATGCTGTGCTGAGTTCTTTGAACTATCAGATTTGTTGCAACACAAGAAGAACTGCACTAAAAATCAATTGGTTCTAATTGTGAATGAAAATCCACCACCTCCTGCTGAAACAACCTCTCCAAGTCCCCCCTCAGATAATCCTGACGAGCACATGAATGACACAGTTAATAACACAGATCAAGCAGACTGTAGTGACCTTTCAGAGCATGACAAGCCTGACAAAGAGGAATCCATGGAGGTGGAGATCGGAGCTAGCAATAGCAGCAGTGGTTCCAACAAAGTGGACAATGGTGTTTCAAGCAGTAATAATTCCACATTGGGTACCTCAGCTATCACAACCTCACTACCTCAAGTAAGGGATCTGACAACTTTGGGCAACTTTTCTGTGATTAACAGCAATGTCATAATCGAAAACCTTCAGAGTACTAGAGTGGCAGTGGCACAGTTCTCTCAAGAAGCGAAGTCTAAAGGGGCAACCAACAATAAAATGGCTGTACCTGCACTCATGGAACAGCTCCTGGCTTTACAGCAGCAGCAGATACACCAGTTGCACCTCATTGAGCAAATCAGACACCAAATATTATTGTTGGCTTCACAAGGTGCAGAGATTCCTCCATCTTCTAGTGGTCCTCAAGGGACAATGAGGGTTTCTGCTACTCCGTTGGCTACATTGAGTTCCCACTTGTCCCAACAGCTTGCTGCAGCAGCTGGGTTAGCACAAAGTCTTGCTAGTCAATCAGCCAGCATTAGTGGCATGAAGCAACTACCCCCTGTACAGCTACCTCAGAGCAGCCCTGGAAACACTAATCCATCCAACAGTACTTCCCCTCCAACTATTAATCAAATGGTGGCAGCAGCAGTTAATTCACCCTCCACAGACAGAGTACCTTCAACCACTGGTGGCTCACAGGTCAGCAACCCACCAGCACCTGTAACATCAACACCAGCTTTTGCAATAAGCAGTCTATTAAGTCCTGCATCTAACCCACTACTACCTCAGCCTGCCCCAAGTAACACACTTTTCCCTAGCCCATTGCCCAACATAGGAACAACAGTAGAGGATTTAAACTCTCTGAGGAAAAACAAGCCAGCCAGTGTGACTGCTTTTGAAACAAAGAGCACATCTGATGAGTCCTTCTTCAAACACAAGTGTAGGTTCTGCGCAAAGGTCTTTGGTAGTGACAGTGCCTTGCAGATTCATCTTCGGTCTCATACAGGCGAGAGACCATTTAAATGCAACATTTGTGGAAACCGGTTTTCCACCAAAGGGAATCTAAAAGTTCACTTTCAACGTCACAAAGAGAAATATCCTCACATTCAGATGAATCCATATCCAGTGCCGGAACATTTAGACAACATACCTACAAGTACAGGCATTCCATATGGGATGTCTATACCACCTGAAAAACCTGTAACAAACTGGCTGGATAATAAACCAGTCTTGCCTACACTGACAACATCTGTAGGGATGCCACTGCCACCAACCATTCCCAACTTAACACCATTTATTAAGACTGAGGAACCCCAACCAATCTTTGTTAGTCATCCAATTGTAAGTCCATCTGATAACGTAAAAAGTGATTTGCCAGCTATAGAACCACCTCTAAAAAAAGACAGTCTTCCAGAAGAGGCTGAGGCTAGTGAGTTGCCCAACTTGGATGACAAAGGTGAAGATAATTCTCAACAGTCCAAGATCTTCCAAAACTTCAACAGTTCTACCTGCTCTCCGGTAGGTGACTCTGCTCCCACTAACAATGCAGCTTTTCCAAACCCGCTTCTACCATTCATCTCAGAACAATTCAAAGCCAAGTTCCCCTTTGGAGGACTTTTGGATGCAGCACCTGCATCTGAGACTTCTAAACTACAACAACTTGTAGAAAACATTGACAAAAAGTCTAGTGACCCAAACGAGTGTGTAATTTGTCATAGGGTACTCAGCTGCCAAAGTGCCCTAAAGATGCATTACCGGACACACACTGGGGAAAGACCCTTTAAATGCAAAGTATGTGGACGTGCTTTTACCACAAAAGGTAACCTTAAGACCCACTACAGTGTACACCGTGCCATGCCACCACTTAGGGTACAGCATTCATGTCCCATTTGTCAAAAGAAGTTTACCAATGCTGTTGTACTACAGCAACATATCCGGATGCATATGGGAGGACAAATTCCTAACACCCCAGTTGCTGAAAGTTATCCTGACTCTATGGAGTCTGATACTGGTTCCTTTGATGAGAAAACCATTGATGATCTAGATAACTTCTCCGATGAAAACATGGAAGACTGTCCTGATAGCAGTGTCCCTGACACTCCtaaatctgctgatgcttccCAAGATAGCCTGTCTTCCTCCCCACTGCCCCCTGAAATCTCAAGTATCGCTGCTTTGGAGAATCAAATGAAAATGATAAATGCTGGGCTTATTGAGCAACTCCAGGCTAGTCTGAAGGCAGCTGAAAATGGCTCTGTTGAAGGTGATGCTATGACTAATGACTCATCCTCTCTTTGTGGAGATATAGAAAGTCAAAGTGCTGGAAGCCCAGCTGCTTCTGAGTCTACTTACTCCATGAATGCTTTGTCACCTAACAGCACAAATGACTTTCTAAAGTTCCCTAACACAGAAGAGAAGCAGCCACGAACTTTACCACCAGAGCTCCACAATGGGATGTCACCAACTCCTGCCAATGGTGGTGCTCTTGATTTAACATCCACCAATACCGATAAAATGATCAAGGAAGAACCCTTGGGTATGCTATTTCCATTTAGAGAGCGAAATAAGTTTAAAAACACAATATGTGATATTTGTGGCAAAACATTCGCATGTCAGAGTGCCTTGGACATTCATTACAGAAGCCATACCAAAGAGAGGCCATTTATTTGCACAATTTGCAATCGTGGCTTTTCCACTAAAGGCAATTTAAAACAGCATATGCTTACACACCAGATGAGAGATCTACCATCGCAACTCTTTGAGCCGAACTCCAATTTGAATACCAATTTCACCAATAATACTAATTTGACCACGAACATCAGTCTGATGGCAAATCCAGCTCCATCTCCACTGGCAACCATCATAAAGACTGAATTTAATGGTTTCATGCACAGCTTGCCTCATGATAAAGAACAGCCTTTAAGTATTGCATCTTCAGGATCGCTGTCATCTTCAGCTACATCACCTGTTCTCCTTCCATCCTTGGCCAGAAGGACTCCAAAGCAGCATTACTGCCATGCATGTGGCAAGTCTTTTTCCTCTTCCAGTGCTTTACAAATCCATGAGCGGACCCACACTGGTGAAAAACCGTTTGCTTGTACCATATGTGGAAGAGCATTTACTACGAAAGGCAATCTTAAG gtcCATATGGGGACTCACATGTGGAATAGTACACCTGCGAGGAGAGGGAGAAGACTTTCTGTGGATGGACCTATGGCATTTTTAGGAGGGAATCCAGTCAAATTTCCCGAAATATTCCAGAAAGATTTGGTTGCCAGGGCAGGGAATGGGGACCCATCCAGTTTCTGGAGCCAGTATGCTGCAGCTCTGTCAAATGGCTTGGCCATGAAGACCAATGAAATTTCGGTTATTCAGAACGGTGGAATTACTCCAATGACCGGAAGTTTGGGAAACGGTGGGAGCTCGCCCATCAGTGGACTGACGGGGAACCTAGAAAAACTGCAGAACGCTGAACCAAATGCACCTCTAGCTGGTCTGGAGAAATTAGCGAACAGTGAAAATGGGACTTCCTTCAAATTTATGCGTTTTGTGGAGGACAGTAAAGAGATTGCCACAAATTAG